A window of the Cellvibrio sp. pealriver genome harbors these coding sequences:
- a CDS encoding DUF5710 domain-containing protein, whose protein sequence is MMNIYGGLACDLCESENAAQSHKGDIDELDNPEWLPKWQSAGVIDSSSSVISIFHKDGDNIYTHLNGRREGQAAFRDNGKSIDCCTTNPWALAAQLELAKQKLDAGEWEQIWVFGGEQFQRAILMQAHDMRIRVFSQDEDNIKTLIIKKRGRKWFECLIGGYSAKLLINTTSDHLQPDHVVKLLVQDTSKRTDFGSDLSFTPLKIYEIHDAAELRQFADQLKALEKWLGLADKDVSAGFINSNAISSLLGCWKSLKDAVPATERGANRHIELANKVQNLLCKLEGNKAAVTYLNVPFSKKDFAKRLGAHWDASVRSWYVVGAVKPELQEFVKNLPDNMEILDWL, encoded by the coding sequence ATGATGAATATTTACGGTGGTTTGGCCTGCGACCTGTGCGAGTCAGAAAATGCTGCGCAAAGCCATAAAGGGGATATTGATGAACTGGATAACCCAGAGTGGCTACCAAAGTGGCAAAGTGCTGGAGTTATTGATTCTTCCTCTTCTGTTATCTCAATCTTTCATAAAGATGGGGATAACATTTACACCCATTTAAATGGGCGCAGGGAAGGGCAGGCAGCGTTCAGGGATAATGGAAAATCCATTGATTGCTGTACAACAAATCCTTGGGCGCTCGCGGCTCAGTTGGAACTCGCAAAGCAAAAATTAGATGCAGGTGAGTGGGAGCAAATATGGGTATTTGGGGGGGAACAATTCCAGAGGGCAATTCTCATGCAGGCCCATGATATGAGAATCCGTGTTTTCTCCCAGGATGAGGACAATATAAAAACATTGATAATCAAAAAACGCGGCCGCAAGTGGTTTGAATGTTTGATTGGTGGTTATAGCGCCAAGCTTTTGATCAACACAACAAGCGATCATTTACAGCCCGACCATGTGGTTAAACTGCTGGTTCAAGACACCAGCAAACGTACAGATTTTGGGAGCGATCTTTCATTCACGCCTCTTAAAATATACGAGATCCACGATGCAGCAGAACTCCGCCAGTTTGCTGATCAGCTAAAAGCTTTAGAAAAGTGGTTAGGTTTGGCCGATAAAGATGTCAGCGCAGGCTTCATAAATTCAAACGCAATATCTTCATTACTTGGATGTTGGAAATCACTAAAAGATGCTGTACCGGCCACTGAGCGTGGCGCGAATAGGCACATTGAACTTGCCAATAAAGTTCAAAATCTTCTCTGCAAACTAGAAGGCAATAAGGCGGCCGTGACCTATTTAAACGTGCCTTTTTCCAAAAAGGATTTTGCGAAAAGATTAGGTGCGCATTGGGATGCCAGTGTCAGATCCTGGTATGTGGTTGGTGCTGTGAAGCCTGAGCTGCAGGAATTTGTGAAGAATTTACCTGACAACATGGAAATCCTTGATTGGCTTTAG